The region GATTGCGGATGAATGCGGCGATTCCTGAACGAGCGATATATTCCAGTTGGGTACGCTCGACCAGGTTCTGGCTGGAGCGTCTCTCGAGCTGGACGATGTAGATGTACTCAGTCGCCAGGACTGCCAGCACGGCCGCGATCCAGAGCGTCGCGACGAGCGACAAGCCCGCGTCCCTCGGCAACCGTTGTCTGGCTCCATGGACTCGCATCGAACGACTCTCCGTCAGCCGCCAGGCCCGCCTTGTTGAGGCCCGCCCTGTTGGGGTCCGCCTTGCTGTGGACCCCCTCCCTGTTGTCCCTGAGGCTGCTGGCCCTGCTGCTGACCTGGCTGCTGCTGAGCTTGCGGCGTCTGTCCCTGCTGTTGCTGGCCCGTCGCAGCGGTCGTGTTGCTCGTGCCCTCGGGGGGAGGGACGATGTTGAGCACGATGGGCGTTGCAGAACTCCGGGCGAAGGTCTGGCCCTTGCCTGCGCGGTCCTGAACCGTCAGCGTGACGCGTGCCGCCTTGGGAACGCCCTGCTCCTCGGTGTCCCACTGCGTATACCACTCCTCGCCGTCGAAAAACGCGAAGTTCAGCGAACTGGCGTAGGGAGCGACGACATCGACCGTCGCGCCGACTTGCTCCAGCGCCGACAGCATGGAGGTCGGGTCGAGCGTCAACGCTTCGCCGATGCCGTCATCGAGACTCAGAATCGGCGTTGTGATCCGCAGCAGCGCCAAAGGAAGGTCCGTCCCCCTGGACAGCGTCGAGATGGTCGCTTCCGGGTCGTAGCCTAGGACATAGGCCACCCGCACGACATCAGTCGGTGCGGTCTCGGTGTCCTCTTCTGCCGAATCGGTGGATGAGTTCGCTCGCTGACTGGGCGGCAGCGGCGACAACGGCGGGATCACGCCGCTGGCGGCGGCAGTAGTCACCGTCGCGACAAACGTGACGATGTCATAGGACTCGCCCTCTGCTTCGCCCTCCGCGTCCTGGAAGACGAACTGGAGCGCGTCGTCGTCGGCGCCCACCTGCATCGACGCCAAGTCGCGCGTCATCTGGTCCAAGCCGATGCGCAGGCGGTACATCAGGTCCAGTTGCACGGTGTCGCGTTGGTACGAGTTCAGCACATGGACGAACGACGAGTAGGCGACGCTCGAAATGATCGTGAGGATGGCCATGGCGATGAGGAGCTCGATGAGGGTGAACCCGCCATCCGCCAGAATACGCCGGTGTAGACGACGCTCAATCATCTCGCGTCTATCCTGCGGGTCCGCCAGGGGGCGCGCCGCCTCCCGCCTGGGCCCCTTGACCAGTCGTCTCCTGAGTCACCGCCGGGTCCGCCATGTAGGTCCGAACGGCATACTCACGCTGGAGCCCTTGCTCCATCCATGAGATGGTCACGACGACATCGAAGAGACCCTCGACGTCGGTCTCGGTAACGCTCGTCGACCACTGGTACCGCGAGCCCTCTTCGAACTCGCCCGCGTCCTCTCCCGGTTCCGGCACACCGGTCGCCTCGAGCTCAGCCAGCTTGTCGCGGAGCAGATACGCTGCCGTCGTTCGTCCCACCGAGACCGACCGCGACCGGGCGCTGTTCATGAATGCCA is a window of Candidatus Poribacteria bacterium DNA encoding:
- a CDS encoding prepilin-type N-terminal cleavage/methylation domain-containing protein, yielding MKSPEDPRDDGYTLIEILASLAIIGLVLPIVMMAFMNSARSRSVSVGRTTAAYLLRDKLAELEATGVPEPGEDAGEFEEGSRYQWSTSVTETDVEGLFDVVVTISWMEQGLQREYAVRTYMADPAVTQETTGQGAQAGGGAPPGGPAG
- a CDS encoding prepilin-type N-terminal cleavage/methylation domain-containing protein, which translates into the protein MIERRLHRRILADGGFTLIELLIAMAILTIISSVAYSSFVHVLNSYQRDTVQLDLMYRLRIGLDQMTRDLASMQVGADDDALQFVFQDAEGEAEGESYDIVTFVATVTTAAASGVIPPLSPLPPSQRANSSTDSAEEDTETAPTDVVRVAYVLGYDPEATISTLSRGTDLPLALLRITTPILSLDDGIGEALTLDPTSMLSALEQVGATVDVVAPYASSLNFAFFDGEEWYTQWDTEEQGVPKAARVTLTVQDRAGKGQTFARSSATPIVLNIVPPPEGTSNTTAATGQQQQGQTPQAQQQPGQQQGQQPQGQQGGGPQQGGPQQGGPQQGGPGG